ACTACTTCAATATATTACACCACCTTTTTCATGCAGCCTTGCAGGCGTCTCCAGGAGTGTGACATTAGTGGTTGCCTACATCATGACCATTACAGACTTTGGTTGGGAAGATGCACTGTCGGTTGTTCGCGCAGCAAGATCGTGTGCCAATCCTAACATGGGCTTCCAGAGGCAGCTGCAGGACTTTGAAAAACATGATGTTGATCAGGTAAATGAACTGCAAACAAATGACCTgtgaaacaaaacccccaagtcAGATCATAGGCTACTTCCCATTATTTTGTGGTCTGGGTGGCTTATCTGACTCCCTGTTTTTGCTTTGAGAGAGTGGCTTCTTGGCCAAGCCTGCTCCACTGAGGAGGTGCACGTAGAACTGAAGGTGTCAGGGAATGCTAGATGAGAGAAGAGATGAAGCACAACATCTAAACACCTCCTGCCCAGTTGTGCTCTCAATGCAGTGATTGCTGCGTGTGTGCTAAGATAATACAAGACTGACACCTTGAGAGAAGTAAAAATGAGTtgctcagaaagcagcagaaaggccAATCTGTAAGTACCAGTTGCATGGAAATAGTGGGTTTCCCCTTAACACATTTATTTGGAATAGTAAGCAGGAAATAAATCATAATCAGAAATCTTTACTATCCAGGAGTTAAACTAGATTTTCATTATGATGTACTTGTCATGTTCTTCCCAACTTCTGTGCCTGAGACTTTATAAATTTTCTGATGTGTAAAACAGTCTCAAACatgaccctttttttttttttcttagcctTGGAAGGCTTTGTAGGACTAGGGGAATTGAGGGAACAGTAAGACTGAGTGACAGAGTCTGATGAGACAGTGGTTTTCATAATACAAAAATTAGTTTCTTACCCTTAAAAAGCGCATCCCACGCAAAAGACCTGCTCCCTGTGGGTGATCTGTAACTTCCACTTATGTTAAGAACCTACTCTGCCGTCCTCTGTTTTCCATTGCTCAGCATGTTGCTGTTCTCTGGGCTTCTATGCCTATCATGCTTATTAAAAATCAACAGAGGCAAACCAAAATCGGAAGGCAAAATACATGAGCGAAGgttgttgttttcatttttaattccaTGCCTGTCATTCTGCCGCAGAGAGCTCAGAGTTtagaaattacatttgttttgCATGATGCAGTTGGCAACTGTAAATATTCGTGTgtttttgttaatatttaacTGAATGTTTCCTGGATCGTTTGGGACTGGTGTAAATGGTAGAGTAACTGATTTTTAAGAGACAAAAGTCAGAGGGGACTTTCCAGGCttgtctccttcctcccttACAGTCATTTCTGCTCTAATTGGTCTGGGCTAACAGCAATGACAATTAAGGCTATATGCAAATAGCCTGATAAAGACAGTAACGTCTCTTCTGgtttgttggtatttttttttttcatccaccATGGACGACACATTCTGCCGTTTTTTACTGAGGGGGAGGCAGTAGATTGCAAAAAGCAATATCCACCTGTAGTCACTGGCTGGGCTGTAGTTTCCTACTGTCTTTTAACAGCAACCACATCCTTAGCAGGTGTCTGTTTACATACCTGATTTCAGTGGAATAATGCCATCTGCCATGGGTGTGAacttttttctgatttcatgAGTGTTTTGCTGTGCCACTACAGGGTGGTATCCGGTGAGGTTTCTGGAATGGGGTCCTCTAGATATCAGTCTTACAGGAAGGGATTCAGTCACTAAGGTCACAACATGGTTTGGACCAATTCCAAACTTCCATGTGGTAGTCTGAGGCTTCAGGTTTGACTCAGGATATTACGATCATTTAGAGATGGGAGGGAGTAAGTATACTGAGTTCTTGTCTCCCAGTGTAAATTATCTCTATGGACAAAACTGTCCATAAGCCCCAAACAGAACAAGGCTATGAAAGCTAAGGCTTCAGAAAAGAATATTGTCCCCACTGGAACAAAGTGGTTGGGGTCTCTGTCTActtgctgctcctgcagagaaGAGCAACAAGATTGTTAGTGGACTAAAATTCATCAACTGGcaaaaaaattacagagaaGGATTATAATAAAGGCCTAAAAATTTGAGTGGAATAGAGAAAGTGAACAGGTGTGATTTCCACTCTTCCCTGTAATGTGAGATGGAGCTACTAATTGGCAGGTCTCAATCaaggaaaaggggagggggTTTTATACAATATGTATGTATGGAACTTGTTGGCATCCAGATACCTTATGTTAAAAATTTGTGGATTCAAAAAGTGATCTCATGGCAGAAAAATTGATTTGTTGCTATCAAACACAGAGAATACTGCCTCAGCCTCTGAAAGTACCTGAGCTGAAAATTGCTGGAAGCTGAGGAAATGGTTAGGAAAAAGGTCACAGCATTATTGCCCTGCCATTACCTGATTCTTTCTTCAATATTTAAATCTGACTACTCGTACCAGGATACAGAGCTGGGCTGACCTTCAACTGGACCTGGTACTTCTGTTACCGTGAACCATACTCAGTCATTTATGTCAGTAATATAGAGTACTATTCTGTAGCTTTTAAAGCTCCTGTATTAGCTTCCATGCTAATTCATCTGATTGTATATGCAACAGGAGGAGGGTGCTTTTAAATCCGTATGTCCTTGCCTAATAGGCGTTCCTTACTCTGTATTTCTCCAGTCAGCCAAGCTGTTGTGGATGTGTATCATTTTTAGGGGATATAAGGGATCTCAGTGATTTCAAATGTGTGTTCCTATGCCAGAGTATTCTGTGGTGGTGTTGAAGGACATGCAATATTTGCAGAGCTTTTCTTTAAACTACTTGTGTTCTTAAAGGCTGTCAATTCTGTAGGACAGGAGGGAGAATTGCTTCTTCAGTCTCATGTTATTGTCTCATCATATTGTATATGTATGTTCAATTTCTGCAGTTCAGGCAGTGGCTGAAAGAAGAATACGGGGAAAACTCTTCTCAGGATCTGCAAGAAGCCAAAAATCTTCTGACTAAATATAAAGAGCAGGCAGAGTTGCAGCAGAGTACTGGAGGAAGACAGTGGAATAACAACTTCTCATCTGTGCAGTCTCTCTCATACAGTAACTACACAACAGAGACCTAATTGTAGAgggttgattttcttttcttttctttctgcctttgaaaaaCATCTTGCCATAATTTCCATCCCATCTTCAGGACTCTCAGCAGTAATCCTGCAAACAACTGATTTGTCAAAAGCTTCTTGatgaaaatactgcattatgtgtgtgtgtatgagtgTGTTTCACACAGTTTTATAATATGGGCAGGATCAAGCTCTCTGTATGCCCAGGGACATGATCCAGTTACTGTGGCTGAGCCAGTCAGCCAGCCACAGCTAGTATCTATCGCCTTAGGCCCACATTGCCTGGCATTTGCTGTGAGGTTAGCTCAACTCCTTTTGTTGGAGGGTAGCAAAGGGCTCTGAGAGATGAAGTCTGGTGATTCAGGCTGTGACAGTTTGATGTCTCTGCACTATTAATGTGGCAAAGATATTATTGCACCTGGACAACTCAAGTCTGTCTCTGCTGTTCCAGTTCACAGTCCATTGACAAGTAATACTGTGGAGGTGGGCTTGAACTTGAATGTTAGGCTGCAAATTGGAGTAGGTGAGATATGGGTACATGTACCTTTCTGCAACAGTAGCATCTAGGAGAGAAGTGGGACAGACAGCTCTGACTAATAACACCTTCAACTGCCACAGTTGTACTTGCTTCAGTGCACGTGAGACAGAGTTGTTGGTAGAACTGCCACAGACCAAGAGCACTGAGACTTACCACAGCTCAGCTGATGTGCAGTGATTTAAGCCGTAGTCCCTTGATTGAGCATCTTGTCTCCCAACATAAGCTTCTCTGGAGAATAGTTTATCCGGTCTCCAGTGCTGCTGAACTTCATTCCCTGTGGAACACGTGCCTCTTCAACACATGCCCCTGCGCACATGATAACGTGTCTCCAAAGAGTGGGCTCGGTGTGAGCACGAGCacctgtttttctttgcttgtgcTGTGGTTTGCTCTTTGACTTCAGCTACCTCAAAAATGCTGTTCTTGTCATTGTGGTTGTAAATGCAACCTTGAAAATTGCCTTGTGTGATCTTAATCTGACACTGAGTGAAGTAAGTGGGTACATGTGTGTGCAAGAGTGTGAGTGTGCATGTGTATTCCACTAATGTCTGTATTTGAGgagtttattgttttctttcaaaactgccCATATTTCTCACTGGTTTAAAAATTGAGTTGTTTGAATTCAGCTTTCTGCCATTTTAAAACCActatatatttttctgtgatCAGATTTGTAGGAATGCATTTGTAAAATGTGTTAAACTAGGTTAAAACTGGGGGCCATACTCTGCTCTTGGCAACATAGTGTGTTTCTGGAATGGAGCCATTGCCTGACTCAAGTGTATTCTAAGACTGTAATTTCAAATATGTCACCAGGGATGCTGGACAGCATATTGACTTCTGATGGTGTAACGGGGGGTGGCACTGATGGCCAGAGAGTGATTTCTTGTCTTTGACTCAGAGGCTGGAAGGCCTGTTTTTTTTGAagatttcagaaaataagaGTACTTCCCAAACAGCCGGGatagaaaaaccaaaccaaaccaaacccctcaTTTGTTTAAATGTGGTGTATATCACGCTAAAACCTATGCACTGAGCAAGAAGCAGTCGGCACGCTAAATAGACTGTAGCCTCTTTCAAGTTCTTCATATTTTGACCTCCCATCCCTTCAGGAGATTCGTCTTCATGTGATTTCCTGCTTGCTTCGCGTGGCAGTGAATTCTTTGGGTGGGAGCAAGGCTGTTGGGGTCAAATAAGCTCTGGCTGTTAAATATCTGTTGCCAAGTATGTTCCAAAAAATGTTATGGCTTGTGAAATATGGATCTTGCATCTCAATAATTgtcaaaaagggaaaaaaaccgaAATGGGATGGAACTGGCCTGACCATGTTTCATGTGAGTCTAAGGCCTGCATCAGGGTTTTCATTGCACTAAGTGCTCTAAGTGTACTGAACACAAGAGCAGGATAATCATGTCTGTGTTGCAGTAAGAGATGCTATTACATTTGGAAAGGTGCTGGAATTGACTTTGTTTTCAAGCTTGTAGTTAAATGAATGAGTACCTACTTAGTATATCCAGCAACTGCTCTGTTTGCCTGTTAAGAGTAGCCTTTTGCTCTTGAAAATGTTGATCTCCAAATAATTGTTTGTTCAGGAATTCCAGCACAGCAGTGCCCCTGTTAAGAGTAGCCTTTTGCTCTTGAAAATGTTGATCTCCAAATAATTGTTTGTTCAGGAATTCCAGCACAGCAGTGCCCATGTTGGCAATCACCTCTGTGCTCTGAGGGCTGATGTAGTAATTGGAAATGACTTTGCTCGGTAACAGGGTCTGACATGTGTTCAGGATTCTGGTCCACTTGTTCAACCCTCTACTCATAATAGGACATGTAGTGCAACTTCAGCCTGTCCCCAAAGGGCAGCTTTGCCAGAAGCATTCTGCTTGTGCTCTTGCAGGTATCTAGTCAGTCCATTCTGTAGCTGACTGACAACACTGTGTATTCCATAACACTTGTGGCACTCTTGTCCTTGCAGTAGTAAGCTTTGTGAGTGCTGGTAGGTTGgcaattcttttttctgttgtgaCAAATGCAAGGTAGAATGGGAGACACCTGTTAACGTTTGTGTGTCTGATTATT
This sequence is a window from Lathamus discolor isolate bLatDis1 chromosome 2, bLatDis1.hap1, whole genome shotgun sequence. Protein-coding genes within it:
- the DUSP22 gene encoding dual specificity protein phosphatase 22 isoform X3; amino-acid sequence: MKYLCIPAADSPSQNLARHFRESIKFIHECRLRGEGCLVHCLAGVSRSVTLVVAYIMTITDFGWEDALSVVRAARSCANPNMGFQRQLQDFEKHDVDQFRQWLKEEYGENSSQDLQEAKNLLTKYKEQAELQQSTGGRQWNNNFSSVQSLSYSNYTTET
- the DUSP22 gene encoding dual specificity protein phosphatase 22 isoform X2 — translated: MVEGMKYLCIPAADSPSQNLARHFRESIKFIHECRLRGEGCLVHCLAGVSRSVTLVVAYIMTITDFGWEDALSVVRAARSCANPNMGFQRQLQDFEKHDVDQFRQWLKEEYGENSSQDLQEAKNLLTKYKEQAELQQSTGGRQWNNNFSSVQSLSYSNYTTET
- the DUSP22 gene encoding dual specificity protein phosphatase 22 isoform X1; its protein translation is MGNGMNKILPGLFVGNFKDARDVEQLSKNNITHILSIHDSARPMVEGMKYLCIPAADSPSQNLARHFRESIKFIHECRLRGEGCLVHCLAGVSRSVTLVVAYIMTITDFGWEDALSVVRAARSCANPNMGFQRQLQDFEKHDVDQFRQWLKEEYGENSSQDLQEAKNLLTKYKEQAELQQSTGGRQWNNNFSSVQSLSYSNYTTET